A window of Solanum stenotomum isolate F172 chromosome 3, ASM1918654v1, whole genome shotgun sequence contains these coding sequences:
- the LOC125859924 gene encoding stem-specific protein TSJT1-like — translation MLAIFKNGVVDPPKELQSPASLQASIKAATPEETMKNFLSANPNNGFSIGFMNKAFLAYSNPSTSYNTLPRLFCGVNDIYCIFLGSLSNLCALNKHYGLSKCANEAMLVSEAYRTLRDRGPYPAHQVLKELEGSFGFVIYDHKADTVFAALGGDEKVKLFWGIAFDGSVMISDNVDHIKASCIKSFAPFPTGCMYHSETGLKSYEHPSYKMKAMPRVDSEGSMCGAYFKVDVYSKVNSMPRVGSAANWATWGQ, via the exons atgttggcaATATTCAAAAATGGTGTTGTTGATCCACCAAAGGAGTTGCAAAGTCCAGCTTCATTACAAGCATCAATTAAAGCTGCAACACCTGAAGAAACTATGAAGAATTTTTTATCTGCAAATCCAAATAATGGATTTTCTATTGGATTTATGAATAAGGCTTTTTTAGCATATTCTAATCCTTCAACTTCATACAACACTTTGCCAAG GTTGTTTTGTGGTGTGAATGACATATATTGCATTTTCTTGGGAAGTTTAAGCAACTTGTGTGCTTTAAACAAGCATTATGGGCTTTCAAAGTGTGCCAATGAGGCCATGCTTGTGAGTGAGGCCTATCGGACCCTCCGTGATAGAGGCCCATACCCGGCCCATCAAGTCCTCAAGGAACTTGAAGGTAGCTTTGGATTTGTCATCTATGATCACAAGGCTGATACAGTCTTTGCTGCCCTT GGTGGTGATGAAAAAGTTAAGCTCTTTTGGGGCATAGCATTTGATGGATCTGTGATGATATCTGATAATGTGGATCACATTAAAGCAAGTTGTATCAAATCATTTGCTCCATTCCCAACTG GGTGCATGTACCATAGTGAAACAGGATTGAAGAGTTATGAACATCCAAGTTACAAGATGAAAGCAATGCCAAGAGTTGATAGTGAAGGTTCAATGTGTGGAGCTTACTTCAAGGTTGATGTTTACTCAAAAGTGAATAGCATGCCAAGAGTTGGAAGTGCAGCAAATTGGGCAACTTGGGGCCAATAG
- the LOC125860141 gene encoding clathrin light chain 1-like, whose product MASFDSISMDGDDSVATAASPSFHDGNYSAADTPVYEEVTVDHVSHTVSNPDPYGFGSGQSTPFGDSEAPIADGNGKAYDLGEDSEGIFSSDGPVLPPPSEMREEGLALREWRRQNAVRLEENEKREKEIRNQIIEEGEEHKKAFYEKRKLNIETNKTNNRDKENVYVTNQEKFHKEADKQYWKAIAELIPNEVPNIEKKGRKKDQEKKPSVTVVQGPKPGKPTDLSRMRHILVKLKHNPPPHMLPPPPAPVKDDKAGKDGKDAKNTKDAATEGTAPATGDSVPASESSVDQAITQTLEPAATAEVSLFS is encoded by the exons ATGGCTTCGTTCGATTCGATCAGCATGGACGGCGATGACTCTGTGGCGACGGCGGCAAGTCCTTCCTTCCACGACGGCAACTACTCCGCCGCCGACACGCCGGTTTATGAGGAAGTTACAGTAGATCACGTTTCTCACACAGTCAGCAATCCCGATCCATACGGGTTCGGGTCGGGTCAATCAACTCCTTTTGGTGACTCTGAGGCTCCGATCGCTGATGGAAATGGTAAGGCTTACGATCTCGGTGAAGATTCTGAAGGAATTTTCAGCTCCGATGGACCGGTACTTCCTCCTCCTAGTGAAATGAGAGAGGAAGGTTTAGCCCTACGCGAATGGAGAAG GCAAAATGCTGTCCGTCTTGAGGAGAAtgagaaaagggaaaaagaaatcAGAAACCAAATTATTGAGGAAGGCGAAGAGCATAAGAAAGCATTCTATGAGAAAAGAAAGCTCAATATTGAGACCAATAAGACTAACAACCGAGACAAAGAGAAT GTGTATGTAACTAATCAAGAAAAGTTCCACAAAGAAGCTGACAAACAGTATTGGAAAGCCATAGCGGAGCTCATTCCTAATGAGGTTCCGAATATTGAGAAGAAAGGAAggaagaaggatcaagagaaGAAACCATCCGTCACAGTCGTCCAAGGACCCAAACCTGGAAAACCCACCGATCTTTCAAGGATGCGTCACATCTTGGTGAAGCTTAAGCACAACCCACCACCTCATATGCTACCACCACCACCCGCACCTGTCAAGGATGACAAAGCTGGTAAGGATGGAAAAGATGCTAAGAACACTAAAGATGCAGCAACTGAGGGAACTGCACCTGCTACCGGAGACAGCGTACCTGCTAGTGAATCCAGTGTTGATCAGGCAATTACTCAGACACTAGAACCTGCTGCTACTGCAGAGGTCTCTTTATTCTCTTGA
- the LOC125859927 gene encoding cold-responsive protein kinase 1-like isoform X2 — translation MEVAVKTLSAESRQGLREFLTEIETISDIRHPNLVELIGYCLDGTNRILVYEYLENKSLDRALFGSSTSNIKLDWDTRAAICLGTGTGLAFLHEELVPHIVHRDIKASNILLDKDYKPKIGDFGLAKLFPDNITHITTQIKGTTGYLAPEYVMGRQLTSKADVYSFGVLVLETVSGRSSSSGTWQGQKLLLESAWEFYEEGRLLELVDPEMGDFPEKEVLKYIKVALFCTQEKANRRPMMSQVLDMLTRNIKLNEKELTPPGFFQDSGGFSSSQLKLKSSESSTSHQMSSVPLTITQVTPR, via the exons ATGGAAGTTGCTGTGAAGACGCTTTCTGCTGAATCGAGACAGGGGTTGCGTGAATTTTTGACAGAGATTGAAACTATATCAGATATCAGACACCCCAATCTGGTTGAGTTGATTGGATACTGTCTTGATGGAACTAACCGTATCCTGGTCTAtgaatatttagaaaataagaGCCTTGATCGAGCACTGTTTG GTTCTAGTACAAGTAATATCAAATTAGACTGGGACACAAGGGCTGCTATTTGCTTGGGTACCGGTACTGGTCTTGCTTTTCTACATGAAGAATTAGTGCCACATATAGTGCACAGGGACATCAAAGCTAGTAATATACTACTTGATAAGGATTATAAACcaaaaattggagattttggacTGGCAAAGCTTTTTCCAGATAATATCACTCACATCACCACGCAGATAAAAGGAACCAC TGGCTATCTGGCACCTGAATATGTAATGGGCCGTCAATTAACATCCAAGGCTGATGTTTACAGTTTTGGGGTCCTAGTACTTGAAACAGTAAGTGGCAGGAGTAGTAGCAGTGGGACATGGCAAGGGCAGAAGTTACTCCTTGAATCG GCATGGGAGTTCTACGAAGAGGGAAGGCTGTTAGAGTTAGTTGATCCAGAAATGGGCGATTTTCCAGAAAAAGAGGTCCTCAAGTACATTAAGGTAGCTCTCTTTTGCACACAAGAAAAGGCAAATCGAAGACCGATGATGAGCCAGGTTCTTGACATGCTCACAAGAAACATCAAGCTAAACGAGAAAGAACTCACACCACCAGGATTTTTCCAAGATTCGGGTGGTTTTAGTAGCTCACAACTAAAACTGAAGTCATCTGAAAGCAGCACAAGTCATCAAATGAGTTCTGTGCCCCTTACAATCACTCAGGTGACACCTAGATAA
- the LOC125859927 gene encoding cold-responsive protein kinase 1-like isoform X1: MNCSCFGASTQRQKRGVDLVHQDTAGRSTAKTKNISYSELRRATNNFHQSNKIGRGGFGIVYKGTLRNGMEVAVKTLSAESRQGLREFLTEIETISDIRHPNLVELIGYCLDGTNRILVYEYLENKSLDRALFGSSTSNIKLDWDTRAAICLGTGTGLAFLHEELVPHIVHRDIKASNILLDKDYKPKIGDFGLAKLFPDNITHITTQIKGTTGYLAPEYVMGRQLTSKADVYSFGVLVLETVSGRSSSSGTWQGQKLLLESAWEFYEEGRLLELVDPEMGDFPEKEVLKYIKVALFCTQEKANRRPMMSQVLDMLTRNIKLNEKELTPPGFFQDSGGFSSSQLKLKSSESSTSHQMSSVPLTITQVTPR; the protein is encoded by the exons ATGAACTGCAGCTGCTTTGGTGCCTCAACTCAGCGGCAGAAAAGGGGTGTTGATCTTGTTCATCAAGATACTGCAG GCCGCTCCACTGCAAAGACAAAGAATATTTCATACAGTGAATTACGAAGAGCAACCAACAACTTCcatcaaagtaataaaatagggCGAGGAGGTTTTGGAATAGTATACAAG GGAACTCTAAGAAATGGAATGGAAGTTGCTGTGAAGACGCTTTCTGCTGAATCGAGACAGGGGTTGCGTGAATTTTTGACAGAGATTGAAACTATATCAGATATCAGACACCCCAATCTGGTTGAGTTGATTGGATACTGTCTTGATGGAACTAACCGTATCCTGGTCTAtgaatatttagaaaataagaGCCTTGATCGAGCACTGTTTG GTTCTAGTACAAGTAATATCAAATTAGACTGGGACACAAGGGCTGCTATTTGCTTGGGTACCGGTACTGGTCTTGCTTTTCTACATGAAGAATTAGTGCCACATATAGTGCACAGGGACATCAAAGCTAGTAATATACTACTTGATAAGGATTATAAACcaaaaattggagattttggacTGGCAAAGCTTTTTCCAGATAATATCACTCACATCACCACGCAGATAAAAGGAACCAC TGGCTATCTGGCACCTGAATATGTAATGGGCCGTCAATTAACATCCAAGGCTGATGTTTACAGTTTTGGGGTCCTAGTACTTGAAACAGTAAGTGGCAGGAGTAGTAGCAGTGGGACATGGCAAGGGCAGAAGTTACTCCTTGAATCG GCATGGGAGTTCTACGAAGAGGGAAGGCTGTTAGAGTTAGTTGATCCAGAAATGGGCGATTTTCCAGAAAAAGAGGTCCTCAAGTACATTAAGGTAGCTCTCTTTTGCACACAAGAAAAGGCAAATCGAAGACCGATGATGAGCCAGGTTCTTGACATGCTCACAAGAAACATCAAGCTAAACGAGAAAGAACTCACACCACCAGGATTTTTCCAAGATTCGGGTGGTTTTAGTAGCTCACAACTAAAACTGAAGTCATCTGAAAGCAGCACAAGTCATCAAATGAGTTCTGTGCCCCTTACAATCACTCAGGTGACACCTAGATAA